A genomic segment from Cryptococcus tetragattii IND107 chromosome 9, whole genome shotgun sequence encodes:
- a CDS encoding 3-demethylubiquinone-9 3-O-methyltransferase, with protein sequence MNRQQLCRRLYIARSTTALPAARIAACSITTASSSTPSSNASTFSTINASEISHFSKLSSQWWSETGEFALLHRMNPVRVEWIRQKVALAPPPDEEWSFETRHMDAQREAARGTGAWLTGLRCLDVGCGGGILSEALARLGATVVSVDASESNIGIATTHASQDPYLAKKMEKGELEYRFSTAEALRDAGEKFDVVCSMEVLEHVDEPGEFMKCLGQMVNPGGHLLLSTISRTPLSQLLTITLAEDILRLVTPGTHTYRKFIKPEELRRFVYSDMGGFETWHRNDDASDIRENEVGETRGVIYDPLKGAWRLWDGVEGSWWKEAGEVCNYMYHAKKRS encoded by the exons ATGAACAGACAGCAGCTCTGCAGAAGACTATACATCGCACGCTCTACTACAGCACTCCCAGCAGCACGTATCGCAGCATGCTCAATCACAACagcatcctcatcaaccccatcctccaatgcctccactttcagCACCATCAATGCTTCCGAAATCTCCCACTTCTCCAAACTCTCCTCCCAATGGTGGTCAGAAACAGGCGAGTTTGCGCTTTTACATCGTATGAATCCCGTGCGGGTAGAGTGGATCAGACAAAAGGTCGCTCTTGCTCCTCCACCGGACGAGGAATGGTCGTTTGAAACTCGTCATATGGATGCGCAGAGAGAAGCAGCCCGAGGTACAGGTGCTTGGCTGACAGGTCTTCGATGCTTGGACGTTGGGTGTGGAGGTGGAATTCTATCAGAGGCTCTGGCAAGATTGGGAGCCACTGTGGTGAGCGTTGATGCGAGTGAAAGCAATATCGGCATCGCAACCACTCATGCAAGCCAAGATCCGTACTTGGCcaagaaaatggaaaagggagagtTGGAGTACCGATTCAGTACTGCTGAGGCTTTAAGGGACGCTGGAGAAAAATTTGATGTTGTGTGCTCCATGGAAGTGCTCGAGCATGTCGATGAGCCTGGAGAGTTCATGAAATGTCTCGGACAGATGGTTAAT CCTGGCGGACATCTCTTACTTTCTACAATCTCAAGAACACCCCTTTCTCAACTGCTCACTATCACTCTTGCCGAAGATATCCTCCGCCTTGTGACTCCGGGAACACATACCTACCGTAAATTCATCAAGCCCGAGGAACTCCGACGTTTCGTCTACTCTGATATGGGTGGTTTTGAAACGTGGCACaggaatgatgatgcaagTGATATCCGGGAGAATGAAGTCGGAGAGACTCGAGGGGTTATCTACGATCCTTTGAAGGGTGCTTGGAGATTGTGGGATGGTGTAGAGGGCAGCTGGTGGAAGGAGGCAGGTGAAGTTTGCAATTACATGTACCatgcgaagaagaggtcgTAG
- a CDS encoding elongator complex protein 3, producing MIAPTTSQSELHLLCVSAVVRDLISTYNSSSSSATQPPNVNSLRAKYAKKYGLKAVPRLTDVLAAVPEEWKDRLRGWLRAKPVRTASGVAVVAVMCKPHRCPHVAMTGNICVYCPGGPDSDFEYSTQSYTGYEPTSMRAIRARYDPYEQARGRVNQLRDLGHSVDKVEIIIMGGTFMSMPEDYRHKFIAGLHNALSGHTGDDVDEAVKFSEQSKIKCVGITIETRPDYCLKPHLSQMLRYGCTRLEIGVQSVYEDVARDTNRGHTVRAVSESFHMSKDAGYKIVAHMMPDLPNCGTERDIWQFQEFFENPAFRSDGLKLYPTLVIRGTGLYELWRTGKYKNYPPNALVDIVARIMALVPPWTRVYRVQRDIPMPLVSSGVENGNLRELALARMKDFGAECRDVRYREVGLHEIHHRVRPQDIELIRRDYAANGGWETFLSYEDPQSDILVGLLRLRKCSEEGTFRKELVGMEGGCSLVRELHVYGTAAPVHSRDPKKFQHQGIGTLLMEEAERIAREEHGSGRIAVISGVGTRDYYRRLGYFLDGPYMVKDLLYDDE from the exons ATGATTGCACCCACAACCTCACAGTCGGAACTGCACCTTCTCTGTGTATCCGCCGTGGTCAGAGACCTTATCTCAACCTACAACTCCTCAAGCAGCTCCGCCACCCAGCCTCCCAACGTAAACAGCCTTAGGGCAAAATACGCAAAGAAATACGGGCTCAAGGCAGTCCCTCGTTTGACAGATGTCCTCGCTGCTGTTCcggaggaatggaaggataGACTGAGGGGATGGCTGAGAGCAAAGCCGGTCAGAACGGCGAGCGGTGTGGCTGTTGTCGCCGTCATGTGTAAACCCCATCGATGTCCTCACGTCGCCATGACGGGAAACATCTGCGT TTACTGTCCCGGCGGTCCTGATTCTGACTTTGAATACTCGACCCAGTCATACACTGGCTACGAG CCTACTTCTATGCGAGCCATCCGAGCCAGGTATGACCCATATGAGCAGGCGCGTGGACGTGTGAACCAGCTACGCGACCTTGGACACAGTGTTGACAAGGTTGAGATCAT TATCATGGGAGGAACGTTCATGTCTATGCCGGAAGACTACCGCCACAAATTCATTGCGGGGCTTCACAACGCTTTGAGCGGTCACACTGGAGACGACGTCGACGAGGCCGTCAA GTTCTCCGAGCAAAGCAAGATCAAGTGTGTTGGTATCACCATCGAAACTCGTCCCGATTACTGCTTGAAGCCTCATTTGAGTCAGATGTTGAGGTATGGATGCACCCGTTTGGAAATCGGTGTTCAGTCAGTTTATGAG GACGTTGCACGAGACACCAACCGAGGACACACTGTCCGAGCTGTCAGTGAATCCTTCCACATGTCCAAAGACGCCGGGTACAAGATTGTCGCCCACATGATGCCTGACCTTCCCAACTGCGGCACCGAGCGGGACATTTGGCAATTCCAAGAATTCTTTGAAAATCCTGCTTTCCGATCAGACGGTCTCAAGCTGTATCCAACCTTGGTTATCCGTGGTACCGGTCTTTACGAACTCTGGAGAACTGGCAAGTACAAGAATTACCCTCCCAACGCCCTTGTCGATATCGTAGCCAGGATCATGGCGCTCGTACCCCCCTGGACGCGAGTCTACCGTGTCCAACGAGATATCCCTATGCCCCTCGTCTCTTCCGGCGTGGAGAATGGTAATTTGCGTGAACTCGCGCTTGCGCGTATGAAGGATTTTGGTGCCGAATGTCGAGATGTGCGATACCGTGAAGTCGGTTTGCACGAAATTCACCATCGTGTGCGACCTCAGGATATCGAGCTTATCCGAAGAGATTACGCGGCGAACGGTGGATGGGAGACTTTCTTGTCGTATGAAGATCCTCAGTCTGATATTTTGGTCGGTCttttgaggttgagaaaGTGTTCGGAGGAAGGGACGTTTAGGAAGGAGTTGGTCGGTATGGAAGGTGGATGCAGTCTTGTGCGAGAGCTT CACGTGTATGGTACTGCTGCACCCGTCCACTCCCGTGATCCCAAGAAATTCCAGCATCAAGGTATCGGTACATtgttgatggaagaggcggaacGTATCGCTCGTGAGGAACACGGTAGCGGTCGTATTGCTGTAATCTCTG GTGTGGGAACTCGCGATTATTATCGACGACTTGGTTACTTCCTTGATGGGCCTTATATGGTCAAGGATCTTTTGTACGATGACGAGTAG